A window from Macaca nemestrina isolate mMacNem1 chromosome 8, mMacNem.hap1, whole genome shotgun sequence encodes these proteins:
- the LOC105491138 gene encoding claudin-23 — protein MRTPVVMTLGMVFAPCGLLFNLTSTLAPGWRLVKGFLDQPVDVELYQGLWDMCREQSSSERECGQQDECGYFEAQPVLVARALMVTSLAVTVLGLLLASLGVRCWQDVPNFVLAGLSGVVLFVAGLLSLIPVSWYNHFLRDRDVLPAPASAVTVQVSYSLVLGYLGSCLLLLGGFSLALSFAPWCKERRKAPSAGPRRSSVSTIQVEWPEPELTPAIKYYSDGQHRPPPAQHRKPKPKVGFPMPRPPPKAYTNSVDVLAGEGWEAAQSQDSLSCSSHPCDSTLPCDSDL, from the coding sequence ATGCGGACGCCGGTGGTGATGACGCTGGGCATGGTGTTCGCGCCCTGCGGGCTGCTGTTCAACCTGACCAGCACGCTGGCGCCCGGCTGGCGGCTGGTGAAGGGCTTCCTGGACCAGCCAGTGGACGTGGAGTTGTACCAGGGCCTGTGGGACATGTGTCGCGAGCAGAGCAGCAGCGAGCGCGAGTGCGGCCAGCAGGACGAGTGTGGCTACTTCGAGGCCCAGCCCGTGTTGGTGGCGCGGGCACTCATGGTCACCTCGCTGGCCGTCACGGTCCTGGGGCTGCTGCTGGCGTCGTTGGGCGTGCGCTGCTGGCAGGACGTGCCCAACTTCGTGCTGGCCGGACTCTCGGGCGTCGTGCTCTTCGTCGCCGGCCTCCTCAGCCTCATACCCGTGTCCTGGTACAACCACTTCTTGAGGGACCGCGACGTCCTGCCCGCCCCGGCCAGCGCGGTCACGGTGCAGGTCAGCTACAGCCTGGTGCTGGGCTACCTGGGCAGCTGCCTGCTGCTGCTGGGCGGCTTCTCGCTGGCGCTCAGCTTCGCGCCCTGGTGCAAGGAGCGCCGCAAGGCGCCCTCCGCCGGGCCTCGCCGCAGCAGCGTCAGCACCATCCAAGTGGAGTGGCCCGAGCCCGAGCTGACGCCCGCCATCAAGTACTACAGCGACGGCCAGCACCGACCGCCGCCTGCCCAGCACCGCAAGCCCAAGCCCAAGGTCGGCTTCCCCATGCCCCGGCCGCCGCCAAAGGCCTACACCAACTCGGTGGACGTCCTCGCCGGGGAGGGGTGGGAGGCGGCCCAGTCCCAGGACTCTCTCTCGTGCAGCAGCCACCCCTGCGACAGCACGCTGCCCTGCGACTCCGACCTCTAG